One Neodiprion pinetum isolate iyNeoPine1 chromosome 1, iyNeoPine1.2, whole genome shotgun sequence genomic window carries:
- the LOC124216235 gene encoding putative ferric-chelate reductase 1 homolog: protein MANFIRLMLVVGLFYGRSQSLSSGAPPKACENLTPIHQYGSVQNSPPPYQVLPAAGQGRVRLILGSPQGLAYEGFIMVARDVDTGEFVGEFVSLPDGARVVECTEGLKNGVTHINKDRKQNLEFDWEAPEDYVGTIIFNSTFAQDYSTYWVGVESPRVSVLRRSIDVKTVPTAATSPRTTTPPIYTPFAEDRAPVADDPFYNGCGTTKNCFGTPDNCVRDKNCKAAVSVLVRGERYFFEMTARKSIYVAVGLSADSKMGEDSVVECVNNGTAVGLFTSWNAGKTNARHSTPSGFVQFDSGIVTDDTITCRFWREKSTIVEGRQFDLVNTPFHLLVAAGSSLRRNGVDYHNVAYAASGEAKLLSDVGGFLVASNLLIRVHGALMLAAWVGAASIGILLARYYRQTWVNSQLCGKDQWFTWHRFFMILTWSLTIAAFVIIFVELEAWSTATLHASFGLATTILCFVQPFMAALRPHPGTPRRTIFNWGHWFVGNAAHICGIVAIFFAVPTTKARLPDWVTWVMVAYVVFHILTHLILTFVGCASDRQASHRINSFPMKDMHARSAMTHPDARRDAPQAGLRKTIFGLYFVIVACFCAALIVIVVLAPIEETWASLTTTISKY, encoded by the exons ATGGCTAATTTCATACGTCTGATGCTGGTTGTGGGACTGTTTTACGGAAGAAGTCAGAGTCTGTCGAGTGGAGCACCGCCGAAGGCTTGTGAGAACTTGACGCCTATTCATCAGTATGGTTCGGTGCAAAATTCGCCTCCACCGTATCAGGTTTTGCCAGCAGCCGGACAAGGCAGAGTAAGACTGATTTTGGGGAGCCCGCAGGGTTTGGCCTATGAAGGCTTCATAATGGTAGCCAGAGACGTTGACACCGGCGAGTTCGTCGGCGAGTTTGTCAGCCTGCCCGACGGCGCCAGGGTCGTCGAGTGTACCGAGGGACTCAAG AACGGAGTTACGCACATAAACAAGGACAGAAAACAAAATCTCGAGTTCGACTGGGAAGCACCGGAAGACTACGTCGGGACCATTATTTTCAA CTCTACATTCGCTCAAGACTATTCCACGTACTGGGTCGGCGTTGAGTCACCCAGGGTCAGTGTACTCCGAAGGTCCATCGACGTCAAGACGGTCCCAACCGCGGCCACTTCCCCCAGGACAACTACGCCCCCGATCTACACCCCTTTCGCCGAGGACAGG GCTCCAGTCGCTGATGATCCCTTCTACAATGGCTGTGGAACTACGAAAAATTGCTTTGGAACCCCAGACAATTGCGTTCGAGATAAGAATTGCAAGGCCGCTGTCTCAGTTCTAGTTCGTGGAGAACGCTACTTCTTCGAGATGACAGCCCGCAAGAGCATCTACGTTGCGGTCGGGCTTTCGGCTGACAGTAAAATG GGTGAAGACAGCGTTGTAGAGTGCGTCAACAACGGAACTGCTGTGGGCCTATTCACGTCTTGGAATGCTGGAAAAACGAACGCGAGACATTCGACC CCAAGCGGATTCGTACAGTTCGACTCTGGCATCGTCACCGACGACACGATAACCTGCAGATTCTGGAGAGAGAAGTCAACTATCGTCGAAGGCCGACAGTTCGACCTCGTCAACACTCCTTTCCACTTGTTGGTCGCCGCCGGAAGTTCTTTGAGAC GCAACGGCGTCGATTACCACAACGTCGCCTACGCCGCCTCCGGTGAAGCGAAGCTCCTGTCGGATGTCGGGGGTTTTTTGGTGGCCAGTAACCTTCTTATTCGAGTCCACGGAGCCTTGATGCTCGCCGCCTGGGTTGGCGCGGCCTCCATCGGCATCCTTTTGGCCAGATACTACAGGCAGACGTGGGTGAATTCTCAGCTCTGTGGAAAGGATCAGTGGTTCACG TGGCATAGATTCTTCATGATCCTCACCTGGTCCCTGACCATCGCTGCCTTCGTTATAATCTTCGTCGAGCTCGAGGCTTGGAGCACCGCAACTCTGCACGCCTCCTTCGGCCTGGCGACGACAATTCTGTGCTTCGTCCAGCCTTTCATGGCGGCACTGAGGCCGCACCCCGGCACACCGCGAAGAACGATTTTCAACTGGGGTCACTGGTTCGTCGGGAACGCCGCCCACATTTGCGGCA TTGTCGCCATATTCTTCGCGGTTCCAACGACCAAGGCGAGGCTGCCGGATTGGGTGACCTGGGTGATGGTGGCCTACGTCGTTTTCCACATCCTGACCCACCTGATTCTAACG TTCGTCGGCTGTGCCTCCGACCGGCAAGCCAGCCACCGTATCAATTCATTCCCAATGAAGGATATGCACGCGAGAAGCGCGATGACGCATCCAGACGCCAGACGGGACGCGCCC CAAGCCGGACTGAGAAAGACGATCTTCGGCCTTTACTTCGTGATCGTCGCCTGCTTCTGTGCCGCCCTCATCGTCATAGTCGTCCTGGCGCCAATCGAAGAAACTTGGGCCTCCTTGACCACCACCATATCGAAGTATTGA